One window of the Cryptomeria japonica chromosome 7, Sugi_1.0, whole genome shotgun sequence genome contains the following:
- the LOC131072327 gene encoding disease resistance protein RUN1-like, which produces MEETSSSEMYTRLDASIRPYHVFINHRGPDVKDTFASTIDFSLRDKGLNVFFDKTEFQSGQRLLPTITEAIRSSSVYIAIFSPRYAESPWCLEELRLMIECDRKIIPVFYHVRPQDLKRQQTGKGVYAKDLKELENKADAYEITYDRRTVLQWREALKQACNISGLEFDSKSFNGNQGKLVETIVVNAMEYVRMERLNITDKGLVGLDDAIEDFKFFLSKCSNQSDQSAFQVVGIVGTAGSGKTTLAEEFYYRRRVLFDRSSLLFGVRKACERNGLQSLQKQLLKDLTNDRSVEINNVSEGRDILADRIHRLCHERSLRFLSVIDDVDHREQLDALLLKDCALGSGSCVIVTSRGKAILSFSRISLQYEMKPLSRDDARTLFTTHVFHKSEIMSGFEGLVESALNKCGGLPLFIKFMGEHLHLNGNNNREYWENQLEMISQIPDIVHACYGTLGEEEKQIFLDIACLFVGKDRNSAIRIWAGSGWRFVRALQKLEYLSLVETDAKNRLKMHHYLCNLGQHIADQQFYNTPHLSNRLWRPNDAANYFGNLLPLPERTKCRVATSTSYHGRNGRERLKLEILDVNGDLPNAKTSEKLKDLIWFRWKNCPKQSLPLVEMKNLRVLELVKGNLKMLWDPNPTFQLPAQLRELNIKKCTRFSTMTPRIESVKLLEKMTLDGSLGLKSLPNEVCKLKSLRYLELKGCKGLTSLPSLFGELTNLQHLDLSGCQQLSSLPPSFGQLIQMKTLDVRNCRNLIIQENIFGEIRTIEELNFENCKKLHKLPYQTTLQRLLKRLNLLGTNIDELPENFHHLIGLQQMQIGSPLLTNIPPPLKNMPNLMELQMINCRQLISYPESIGRLRLRFSNTSPMETTGAMKYVP; this is translated from the exons ATGGAAGAGACTTCCTCTTCTGAGATGTATACCAGGCTTGATGCATCGATCAGGCCCTACCATGTTTTTATCAATCATCGAGGGCCGGATGTGAAGGATACCTTTGCAAGCACCATTGATTTTTCGCTCCGTGACAAAGGTTTGAATGTATTTTTTGATAAAACTGAGTTCCAATCCGGACAAAGATTACTGCCTACAATAACTGAAGCAATTCGTAGTTCTTCTGTATACATTGCTATTTTCTCCCCAAGATATGCCGAATCGCCTTGGTGCTTGGAAGAACTCCGGCTGATGATTGAATGTGATCGTAAAATTATTCCCGTCTTTTACCATGTTCGTCCTCAAGATCTTAAGAGGCAGCAAACTGGTAAGGGAGTTTATGCAAAGGATTTGAAGGAATTAGAAAATAAAGCAGATGCTTACGAAATCACATACGATCGTCGCACAGTTCTCCAGTGGAGAGAAGCCCTTAAACAGGCATGCAATATTTCAGGGCTGGAGTTTGATTCAAAGAGTTTCAACGG GAACCAGGGAAAGCTTGTGGAAACTATTGTAGTTAATGCTATGGAATATGTTCGAATGGAGCGCCTGAACATTACTGATAAGGGTTTAGTGGGGCTGGACGACGCAATCGAGGATTTCAAGTTCTTCCTGTCGAAATGTAGCAACCAGAGTGATCAATCTGCTTTTCAGGTTGTGGGAATTGTTGGAACAGCGGGATCCGGGAAAACAACTTTGGCGGAAGAGTTCTATTATCGTCGGCGGGTTTTATTTGACAGATCCAGTTTGCTCTTTGGCGTAAGAAAAGCTTGTGAACGAAATGGCTTGCAAAGTCTTCAGAAGCAGCTCTTGAAGGACCTCACAAATGACCGTTCAGTGGAAATCAACAATGTAAGTGAAGGCAGAGATATTCTTGCAGATCGTATACATCGGTTATGTCATGAGAGATCACTGAGATTTCTCAGTGTAATCGATGACGTTGATCATCGAGAGCAGTTAGATGCTCTTCTGTTAAAGGATTGTGCTTTGGGCTCAGGAAGCTGCGTTATAGTCACATCGCGGGGTAAGGCCATCCTCAGTTTTTCAAGAATTTCCTTACAGTACGAAATGAAACCCCTCAGTAGGGATGATGCTAGAACGCTCTTCACTACGCATGTCTTCCACAAATCTGAAATAATGTCTGGTTTTGAGGGTTTGGTCGAAAGTGCTTTGAATAAGTGTGGCGGCTTACCATTATTTATCAAGTTCATGGGTGAGCACCTCCATTTAAATGGGAACAACAATAGGGAATACTGGGAAAATCAACTGGAAATGATCTCCCAGATACCTGACATTGTTCATGCCTGCTACGGTACTCttggagaagaagagaagcagataTTTCTAGACATTGCCTGTTTATTCGTTGGAAAAGACAGGAATTCTGCCATACGCATATGGGCTGGATCAGGATGGAGATTTGTGCGTGCCCTCCAAAAGCTGGAGTACCTGTCGCTTGTTGAAACGGATGCCAAGAATCGGCTAAAGATGCATCACTATCTTTGTAATTTGGGACAACATATTGCAGACCAGCAGTTTTACAACACTCCCCATCTTTCCAATCGTCTCTGGCGTCCAAATGATGCTGCAAACTATTTTGGAAATCTACTGCCCTTGCCG GAGCGCACAAAATGTAGGGTAGCCACAAGCACGAGTTACCATGGGCGCAACGGAAGGGAAAGATTAAAATTGGAAATCCTTGATGTAAATGGCGATCTTCCTAATGCTAAAACGAGTGAGAAATTAAAGGATTTGATATGGTTTCGATGGAAAAACTGCCCCAAACAAAGCCTTCCTCTAGTTGAGATGAAGAACTTACGAGTGCTAGAACTCGTCAAAGGAAATCTCAAAATGCTGTGGGATCCTAATCCTACTTTTCAG CTTCCGGCGCAGCTGAGGGAGTTGAATATTAAAAAGTGCACCCGTTTCTCAACAATGACTCCAAGGATAGAATCAGTCAAGCTTTTGGAGAAGATGACATTGGATGGCAGTCTTGGTCTGAAAAGTTTGCCAAATGAGGTTTGCAAACTGAAAAGTTTGAGATACTTGGAACTAAAGGGTTGTAAAGGTCTGACATCCTTGCCAAGTCTTTTTGGGGAATTGACAAATCTGCAGCACTTAGACCTTTCTGGTTGCCAACAGTTATCTTCGCTGCCTCCGTCCTTTGGTCAGCTGATACAAATGAAAACACTTGACGTGCGAAACTGTAGGAACCTGATAATTCAAGAGAATATATTTGGCGAAATTAGGACGATTGAGGAGCTCAACTTCGAAAACTGCAAGAAGTTGCACAAGTTGCCATATCAAACAACATTGCAAAGGTTATTGAAGAGGCTCAATCTGCTTGGTACCAACATTGATGAACTCCCGGAGAATTTTCACCATTTGATAGGGTTGCAGCAAATGCAAATTGGGAGCCCCCTGTTGACAAACATACCTCCTCCTCTTAAGAATATGCCCAACTTGATGGAACTTCAGATGATTAATTGCAGACAGCTTATCTCTTATCCTGAATCAATAGGACGCTTGCGTCTGCGTTTTTCCAATACTTCTCCAATGGAAACAACAGGTGCCATGAAATATGTACCGTGA